ATTGACAAATACAAACAAATACACAAACAATAAGAAATCGCTCTGAAAGAAAGCTAAGAATCGGTTGAGAGACAGACCTGATAAAAGAAATGCGGAGGCCTTGAACGACAGAGAtgacccagaaacccaccgcTGATCAAACCTCAAAGACTAGATCTTTGAGAGAGAACCAGATAATCCGAAAAAGGGTTCACTGCATTTCatccaatagaaagaaaaaagcaaatgAAGTTCAACTTAGTGTACAAGGAAGActggagagtgagagagagagaatgaaaaggaaaagccCCGGACAAACCAAAATACTATTTTGTAAAAGTTGCAAACTAACAAATAACCTGGacccattattttatttgtgaaGTGGCATTTTCCAGTTTTGGATTCATCTTGTCAAAATTCTTCGCTCTAACTTCCCCCTTAAGTATTATCACTAGTGAATTAGTGATGGATGGCCAAAACGTGGTGCAGCAGTTCAATTTTCTGCTGCTCTATACAGTGCTCAACATGGGATAAAGGGGTATCCTGTACTGTCCCGTCCCTGCCCAAAACTCATTTCTGTCAAGGTCGGATAGAATAGCCCAAAGTAATTGAATTTGTGTTACCagtttcatgcaagttttatgaGAGTGAACTGTGAGTATGGGTCCACTGCATTCAAATAATATGATCGTATAAAAATACTCATCTGGTCTAAAATACACTGCCCATGTTCCAAGGTTTAGGTTTTTGTTCATAAAAGATTTGTGAGactttttgtgtgtgtgtaaataCCATGAGATGTCCCCACACCTGAACGGTGGGATTAATCCCTGCTCAGAGTTCGGCTTGCCCCTGACCCCAAAGTGCTTCCAATAAGTTTCAAACCCCCGTCATTGAAGCACCAAGTACCCAAAGTGCTTCCAATAAGTTTCAAACCCCCGTCATTGAAGCACCAAGTAGCTCACCAACTGGAGGAGACAGTTTACCAACCGCATCACGCCTTTTGGTTGATTTGTGGGACTTTTCTAATGATAGAAGAGTTGAGttactttttctttacaaAAGTCGAGTTCCTTTGATAGATGGGCAATTGCAATATAAAACAACAATTATAGAGATTTATTTGTGTATGAACACCAAACATAACCACCACCCGTGTAGGAGAGGTTCGAAATCCTGAAGTCacccaatgaatatttgtgtttgcataaataaaaaaaccgcAGGGAAAATGAGAAATCAAAGATATTTTCaacaaggaaaaaggaaaaggaaataaaagatAAGGAATGAGGAGACAATGAAGCCTCCCACATGTTCTTCAACATACCCTTTCCCCTAAAAAGAGTACTCCAGTCATTACAAATGAAACTCGCACTTTTAAGgatcatttttttgttttcaaaatacAGCTATTCCGGCATATCAGAACTTCAAACAAGAACAGAGATACTTTTACCATTTTAAATAGGTTCTGGCAGGACACCAAATTCCCCTCTTAGCATTGTCAAATTCACCCAGCACAAGTTTAAAAGTAAACTAAACAGAAGTCTGATGATAGATATTAAAAGATCATGCGGCAGCAACACTAGCATCCCTGATGGATTCCCGCCACGCATACTCCCTCGCACCATCCTTGTCAACTATCTTGATGACAAAATTGGGGGGAGCCACCACCAGCCTCGACCGGATCTCAATAATGCACTTATCAACCAGATCAATTGCTTCCTCCACAGACATGCCACTGTGGTAGTGCCTGTCCATCAGTGAGAGTGCGAAATATGACCCATATCCAAAGGCTCCCTTTTCAACCTTGTGAAGTGAGGCAATGTAGTCAATGTAGTATAGGGATGCCCCGGCCTCTTTGTCAAAACCAGCCATAAGGATGTTCACCATGTATGGGttctgaaaagaaagaagaaagagaagttaTACATCAACTAACAACTATTTAAAAATTCTATTGGCTTAAAGAATAAAGGTCAAGTTAAAAAAGCCTTCCAGGGATAAACTAAGCAATGGACTTCTTGGTAAACAACACAATAAATTAACCATATGGTTATTTGTTCTTAGCACATGAAAATTCAAAGTGGAGTTTGCACTAGAtacagaaaattcaaaactaagCGTTTGAAGTCgcaaaaacaataaagaaaaaatttgtgaCTTCACAAGGAAAAATCATAGTACATACAACCCTTCTTGAGTGTGTTTGAAGCCCCACCCCAAGAATTTTATCCTTCCTTTGACGATACCCACAAAAGTGAACTGCTAGTGTCTAAAACCCCTGGTAAAGCCCATTTGGGGAACCCAAGTTTACTATGCAAATTTCTAGGAATAACATCTTCAAATATTCACGATTGCATTGATGCTCCTTACGCTTAGGAACAGCCTCAAAACTGAGAAGCTTATAAAATACTGCAGACTAGCACAGTGATTTACCCTCAATATCCTAGACCTTTGATGAAATGGTAAGAACATTCCTGAGATAATGTTCTAGAATACAGACGCAATCTCGTTTGAAACCATAAGCAAATGGTAATTCAAATAGAGGTTTAATGTATAAAAACAAAGGGGGCGAGGAATGGTAGGATACTTTGAGGACTACTAGGGTTGGACTTGAAGGCAAGAAGTCACTAGAATTTTAGAATTGATTCTGGAAGTTGAGGCATCAACTACTCCATAACTTTGGGTTTCATGGTGATTAAGGCTAGGGCTGTTATCAATAAAATCAGGGAAGTGAACTTCAGGGGCGTTTGGTAGTTGATGTAAAACAGATGAAAAAAGCATTTGGTGTAATGTTTTTAAAGTTTGGAGAATACAGTTTTCAAGATatggaaacaaaaaagcaCTATTGTTTTGACAACAGCTCCGCACTGTATCCCGCATTTTTGAAAACTAGAACCCAaaacaatagaaaatatattcaaaatcaaagctAATACAACATGGAAGCTcttttcttcccctttttgTTCTGCCAGACTCTTTCTTCTCCCATTCCTTCAGAGGAACACTTGGAAGCTCAATTAAGTTTCTACGGAACTTCTCAAGCGACCtcatttcaattaaaaagttTGAGTAGTTAACTAATGAAAATACTTTCAAAGAAGCACTGTGAAGCTTAATTCGGTTTGTTAGAAAACTTCATCAGAATATTCACTTGTGAGAAGCCGGGActgtcaatccgatcgtcggAAATAACTGCCCGAACAAGGTCGGGCACCGTCCATGAAGCTGCCCCCTCTCTTGAGATTGGAAGTTCGGATGTTTCTTATGAATCATAGCTTAATATTTCTTTCAGAACCTTGGGTATAGAGAAAAAGGAGTACATGCAACAAGTCCCGCGGTTGCTTGGCTCTGATCATAGCCCTTGACCtcatttctaaatttttaattGTGGATGTTTATAGAAACATTTTACGTAAGTTATGCACAGATGGAGCAAATTTAAGATAAAAATTAGATTGCATTAGTATGACTAACTAGGGTTACAACTCTTCTCAAACCACATACTAAGCAACATATACGTAGCATGTACAGAACCCACAGCCTTCCCTATAAGATTATTTTATACACGAATTCAAACTGGTAGTCTCTGATCACTTAACTTCGCAATATAACTTAGCCCGCTCAATCACCTCCTATGTTACTGGTAATTAATGCATACAATAAGAAAGGTGTTTGGATCCTCACCCCTAATAATGCTGTGATCTGTAACCAATGACTAAAGAAGCCATTGAGAAATTTACTCAGGTTATAAAGTCAAACACCAAAACTGGCTCACTCAAGAGGACATTACAACAGCATgctcaaactcaaaaacaatGTCCACACAGTAAAGAATTTCCCCACTTCACatcattatttctttttttgggcttGAAACCCACTTCATATATTTAATTCCCACGCTGTTGCATCTTAACTTAAACCCCGATCACGTCACAATG
The window above is part of the Prunus dulcis chromosome 1, ALMONDv2, whole genome shotgun sequence genome. Proteins encoded here:
- the LOC117614081 gene encoding proteasome subunit beta type-2-A, with amino-acid sequence MESIFGLVGDGFAVVAADTSAVHSILVHKSNEDKIMVLDSHKLVAASGEPGDRVQFTEYIQKNVALYQFRNGIPLTTAAAANFTRGELATALRKNPYMVNILMAGFDKEAGASLYYIDYIASLHKVEKGAFGYGSYFALSLMDRHYHSGMSVEEAIDLVDKCIIEIRSRLVVAPPNFVIKIVDKDGAREYAWRESIRDASVAAA